The Candidatus Poribacteria bacterium genomic sequence CCGCCTTTATGAATGCAGCATTTGGCATGGTACTTCTAACTAACACCCGTGAAATGTTCTTCCCACTGGGAGTTGTAAAGGCGGACAAAGATACTTTTTACAGAGCCGGTCCCTGGGGTATTCATCGCTCAACCGACCGCGGTAGATCGTGGCATTCATTTATGAAGGGGATAACCGGAACGACAATACAAGATTTGGTCGCAATTAACAATAGACTTTACGCGTTCACTGGTAGGGATCTCGTTCAATCAACGAATGGTGGTGAGACATGGGAAACCCTTCGGATTGATTCCAGCGATCGCACCCTGAAAGAATTTTCTCTTATTAATACTTATCTCGCTTCACAATTAGCAGTTGACGGCGAGGTTCTCTACGGAATCCTACCGGGAAAAAACGCCCCACACCTACGCGTTTTCCATTTATCCACAGATGACGACGCGTTTGTTCCCGTTCACGAAGCACCCCCTTTCAAACGAGAATTCCCACTTACTGAGGAGAAAACAAGAATCGAAGCCCCCATAGCGGAGCATTCACATAATAACATCGAAAAAAGCGACGACTTGTCAGCATCGATGCACGTTTTTGAAATACGTACTGTCACCGGTGGATTAGCCGTTAATGGACACACCCTCTATGTGGAATACGAGCGGAGCCTTTTCAGATGGCGACCTGGCGATTCAGAATGGACAGATACTGGTTTAATAGATACCGGTGAACCTCGTAAGGACAAACCAGATAGAGGTTTCAAGTTAGCGGTTTCAGGAGAAACTGTCTACGTCGGTAAGCGAGATGGCAAACTGTTTCAATCACTTGATGCAGGCAACAGTTGGAAAGATGTTACATCCAACCTTCCACTTCACTTTAAACGTTTCAACGAGATAGTCTTTGTAGGTTCCACAGTCTACGTTGCAACGGACACAGGGGTCTTGGTCTCACAAACTGGAGAACACTGGTCGGTGCTGACCGATGGAATGGGAACGCGTCCTGTCATAGACAGGCTTGCTGGAGATAGCACATCGGTTTATGGTGCCGGTGATGCGGGTCTTTATCATTTAGATGATCGTGGGAAGTGGAAACAGGTTTCGCCGAGCGTTCCAGGTAAAGTTAATTCTCTGGTTGTCAGTAACAATACGCTTTACATTGCTACCGACCATGCCGGGCTGTTTCATATCTCGCTTGAAGCAGAGGGGTTGAAAGCCAACTTTTAAGACGAACTTACTACGAGAGACGGTCTCCTCAATCACTGAAATGTCTCTTTAATTATTGACGTTACTATAAACTATTGCCTAAGCTCTTAGCTTGGTTAAATCACCAAACTAAGAACTCAGGCAACTGACTTCGTTTGAATGTTGAACTTTAACTTATCGAAAAAACGCTTACCCCACCCGACTCGTCACCAACAGCAATATACTGGTCATCCGGTGACCAAACGAGGCTTGTGACCCCCGCTGTCAGAGCGGCTTCATGAACCGCCAGAGAACTGATTCTGCCTCGCAATTGCCAGACGTAGACCAGACCGTCGGCGCTGCCTGAGGCCAGCAGTTTTCCGCGATGTTGAAAACGCACAACGCTGAGAAAATCCTGATGCCTGGAAAGCGTAATGGGACTGGTACCGGCCGGGCCGCGACCGGAACAATCCCACACCGTAACTTCCTGACCGCCTCCCGTAGCCAAGTATCGGCTCGTGGCATCCCACGAGAGTTCTCGCACTTTCGTCGGATAGCCAGTCATTTGCAAGTCCTTACCGGTAGACATAATCCAGAAATGTACGGTCGAATCTTGATCTCCCGTGGCGATGTGTTTGCCGTCAGGGCTCCACGCAACCACCAGTGATGAGCCTTGCCATTCCAATCGGCGGACGGCTTCCGACTGTTGCGGGTCCCACAGCGCGACGCCGCCGTAGGCAATCGAGGCGAGTTGCCTTACACGCGGTCTCCACTGGAGACCAGAAATCGTGCTCTGATGGTCGGAATATTCGCGAACAAGATCGCCGACAGCGTTCCAGAGTTTCAGCTTACGACCAGCGGCAGAGGCGAGTATCGGTTTTTTACCACCACTCCAAGTGAGGTGCTCAACCCATGCTGCGCCCCCGTCAAGCGAATGGGTCGCTTCGCCACTTGTTATATCCCACAACCGAATTTTCCCATCCTGTCCTGCGCTTGCAAGCACCTTGCTGTCTGGACGCCAAGCGATTGACATTGTACCGAATTCATGCCCGTCAAAGGCATGGATAACCGCTCGATGACGCCCTTCAAAAATTGTCACTGGACCGAGAACCGACGCGGCAGCAATATATCTCCCATCAGGGGACCACGCCAGATCAATGACGTGATCGCTGATGGTTGCCGTCCAATTTTCGCGCAGTTGAGAGGGCTGGAAAAAGCGGTTGCTCACGGTGTTCAAGCGAGACATGCTTCAAACCCCTCAGTCAATTCGGCCCGGTCGAGGTTGCGCCCGATGAAGATGAGGCTATTGTAGCGCGATTCATCATCCCAGGGGCGGTCGGGGCGACCGTCGAATAGCATATGAACACCTTGGAAGACGAATCGGTTTGGCTGCCCCTTGATGCTCAGAATACCTTTCATGCGGAAGATGTCGACCCCTTTTGTCATAAGCAGATTGCTAATCCAATCGTTCAGCCGATCGGGGTCGAGGTCGCCGGGGGTTGTGATGCCGACCGATGTGACTTCGTCATCATGTTCGTGGTCTGGCTTAAATTCGCGTTCAACAACTGGCTTGACAAGGGTGCCGCTGCCAAAGAGTTGTGCTTGAAATTCGTCGGGGTGATGCTCGGTAAACAGCGCGTAAGCACCGGGGCGGTCGATCTGCACGTCAAAGCGTAATTCGTCCGCCGTGAGATTCAATGCAATGAGGTGTCCACTCGGTTGAAGGGTGCCACCCGCCGAAAGTTCATGCTCATCATCGGAGAAAACCAGAACGACTGGCTCAACAGCGGCTTTCAAAGCTTCATCGGTTGACTCATTTACGGGCACCAACGCGACTTTCATCGTCGGGTCAGGACCTTCTTGGAGAACCAGTTCATGCGTGCCTGTCGAAAGGTTATAAACACCCGCCCATTCAAAGGGATACTCCGGCTCCATAAACTGTGGGTCAATCTCCATCGCCCGGTCCAGATCGAATCCGCCGACATTGAGAATCTTGTCCATTTCAACCACGGCGTTTTTCGTTCGATAAATCTTCGCTGCAGCGTTCATGCTGCGAATTCTGGCTTCCAGTTGCTCTAACTCTCCCTCGGTCACAAGGTCAATCTTGTTCAACAAAATGACATCGGCAAAGGCAATCTGTTCACGTGCCTCGTCGCTGTCATCGATGTGCTGCCAGATGTGTTTGGCATCAACCAGCGTCGTGACGGAATCGAGTTGCAGTTTCTCCTGCATTTCGGCATCCATAAAGAACGTCTGCGCAACTGGCCCGGGGTCCGCAAGCCCTGTAGTTTCGACCATGATGTAGTCGAACTTATCGCGACGCTTCATCAGATTCCCCAAAATACGGATGAGATCCCCGCGCACCGTGCAGCAGATGCAACCATTGTTCATCTCGAAAATCTCTTCTTCGGCACCGATGACCAAATCATTATCGACACCGATCTCGCCAAACTCGTTTTCGATGACGGCGATACGTTTGCCATGGTTTTCGGTGAGAATACGGTTGAGAAGCGTGGTTTTACCAGACCCCAAAAAGCCTGTCAACACGGTGACAGGGACTTGATTGTTTAGCGTGGCTGTGTTCATCTTTCTCTCCTTGTTGAATTTAGTCAGCGGTCAAGCTAACGATGTCCGTCTGCTTCACCTCCGCCAGTGGTTTGTGAATCTTGTATTGCCGGGGCTTTCCCGGCGTTTCCATGATTGCAATGACCGTTTCAATAGGCGGACAGCCTTCTTCGGTGCATTGCAACTGAGTAATCATCACGGAGATGTCTTCTGATAGGTCAAAGGCTTGGGAGACCCACGATTTGATCTGGACGAGTTGCTGTGGGTCACTCTCTTTTTGTGAATTGAAAAAATTCAGCACTGTTGTATGGTCTCCTTTAAACCGTCTGTTATCAAGCTCGTATCAATGCAGCAGCGCTGTACGACAGGAGCCTGCCCGGCGAACGCTTGCCACTGTAAAGTCTTGTAACTCACGGTTCGCTTATTTTTACTGAAACCCGAACGAGGGAGATCGAAACCGATCAAAACGGTGACTATCAAAGGCTGAAGGCAGCTGATGATATTCCTCTATTATCTGAGCTTGATGTTTATCAATCGCTTCTAGGCTGTGAAATCAAGTATTCGACGAGTTCATGCCACTTTGCAGCCATCTCGTGTGCAGGAATACGTTTCTTCTTCCATGCGTCAGTACACCGTTGGCGATAGTCAAGTCCGTATTCAGAAATAATCCACCGCTCGTAGTCGCCTATCCATGCGAGACCTTGAGTGAGCAAGTTGAAAACGCGACACCACGCTTCCACATCACATGGCTGCGTAAGCTCAGGGAGTTGCTTCAATTTCCATATAGGCAACGAAAAATCGACCGCTGCTGTCTGTTTGGGCGCGAATTTGTAACGCTGCAAGAAAAGCCCTTCTCGGTACCCATCGCCATAGAAAAACCCGAATCCCCATAAAATAACTCGGCTTCTGCCAGCACCACGCCACTCATAAGCGGTACTTCCGTGCTTACCTTCCGGCGGTCGATGTTTGGTAAACCCGTAGGCGAGTAAAGCATTTCCGTCTGCCCGGCGAATGTCCTGTCCCCAACACCACAACTGTTGGTCCAACAGCGTCGTCCCGGTCTTCCTGACCTTCCTCAATGCACCTAACCAACGCGCAGATTCGTCGTCAGTTCTGCCAGACATGACTATTCCCTCCTAAGAAGCCGCTTTTACTTCTTCCCAAGTTCATGAAGCAATTCAAAAGTTGTGTCAACACTTGTCCGCGCGTCGTTTTCTACAAGTTCACTGACTTTTTCTCTGTGTTACACTCCTGCGAATATACAGATTCATCACTACCCACTGACATTCAAGGGTAGTGATGAATTTTCTCGGCACTTATTTCAAAATAATCATCCGCTTCATCTGATGGAAAGACGGCGTGGACAATCGGTAGAAATAAACACCACTTGAAACCCGCTCACCCACATCATTTCGACCATCCCAATAGGCAGCACGTGTCCTGCCTTGATAGAAACCCGCTGGTTTGAAGCCAATCGAAAGCGTTCGCACCAGTCGCCCTGTCGTATCGTAAATTGATAGCGTCACAGGGGCTGACTCCGAAAGGCGATAAGGTATCCACGTTTCGGGATTGAACGGGTTGGGATAATTCTGCAACAGTAGGCTCTGCTGGGGTATGCCAATCCCGTCAAGTGTAATAGGGAGAACAGCGTTTGCCAGCGTGTCTGGCATCACGACGAAATTCAGCTTCTCCGAAGCAATCTCTCCGGTTGCATCCGCAACGGTGACTTCCAGAGTGTCGCCAACCCAGACGACGCTCTGGCGGGAGAGATCGGCGGTCGCTGCGGCAAAGTAGCCGTCTTGCACACGACTCATCATAATAGCGTTCGTCCGCAGGTTTCTTACAGTGACCAGATAGCCATCAAGGTTCTGCACACCTTCTAATTGCCCACTGACAACGAAAGCCCAAGTGCTATTTGGCGTGTCAATTGACCTGGCAATCGGTGCCGCAGGAACTTGCGGTTGATTCGTCCACGGTGCCCCGACAAAGGCAGCCTGTCGTGCCTGCGGCACGTTGACGATGTATCCCTTTGCCCCTTCAATTGGGAACCCGTTGCCCGGTGCATCCGGTGTCCAGCCAACGAACTCTTGGTTGACATCATCAAGCTTAATTACTGTCGTTGCGCCAACCATCTCCGCCAGCGACCGAGCGTTCATCGGCGTGCGAGGCTTCAGCGGCGCGGAGATCATGTTCAATCCTTGGGAGAGAGAAGCATAGTAGACATCGCTGAAATCGTCTCCGTCGGCGACAGGTTCATGGCTGTGGTCGGTGTCCCCTGCTGGCGCAGGTCCCAGCGGTGCAACCCAACCCAAGGCTGTCATATTCACTGGGTGTCCTTCGACAGAAAATGTCCTGCTGACGGATACAGTGTCAAGGTCAACCTCAAGAACCTCACCGGCATTGGGATTGCTGACATAGGCGAACCCACTACCGAGAGTCAGCGCGGGGAGAAGACCTTCCGCATCACTGAAATCTGCAACCACTTGTGTCGATCCGAGCAACGTCCAATCGATCGGGTTGAACACCTGCAACAGACCGTCAACGGTCAGCACTGCTAACTTATCTCCATGTTCCTTCTCAAAACCGAAGCCACGATAGGCTGCTGGCAGTTCCTGAATGTCGTTCGGGTCAAGCTCGGTCGAATCGGGGTGGATACGGACGAGGGCTCTGTAGCCCGGCTCCGGGCGGCTACCGTAATTGCCGATGGCAAACGGCTGGGCGTGATGAGACCTGACGATGCTCGTTCGCAGACCGTCAGGATAAGCGATCTTGTGTGCGGAGAACAGACCGGTCACTGGGTCGTGGGTCATCACAAAAACGCCACCATCCCCCGTGCCATCCTCACGTTTCTCATTACAGCCAGCTATGAAATGTTCGCCGACTATCGTTTCGCCGTGCATACCGAGGCAGGATGCTTGGAAATCTTCCTTGTCGTTGAACGTTTGAACAATATTTCCGTATTCATCAACTACCGCAAAGCCGCTCGGAAGTGAGCCGAACTCACGGTCAGGATCGGGGAGCGAGAAAATTATCTTGCCGCCGTGCACCGGTGCTCCGACACCGTGCTGCGCCGCAGAGGTCAATATGAGCGTGTCCGGGTTGGGTAAGAACAAATCTTCCTCGCGCACAGTGACGTTTTTTGAATCCACACCCTCACCAAAATTGCCATCAAAGTGGATGTTAACACGCCCTTCGTGGGAAACAAAGTGAATTGGTCTTTGCGAGTTTGCGAGTTCGCCGGTAAGGTTGAACGGCAGCAAGCTCGGTCTGCCTTTCTCCTTATCGAAATGATCGCCGTGCGCTTCCAGGTACAGACCGGAGTCGATGAAATTAACGCTGTTGTCACCAGTTTGAACAACGCCTGCGATGCGACCGCTTTCGGTCGTGTAAACACGCGCGGCCCCTTCCACCATGAAGGTTTCTATCACTTCTCCATTGTCAAGTTCAATAAGTTGGAGTAAACCGGTTTCGCCATCTGCAACAAGTAACCGACCCAGCGGCTGACTAGGCGGATCATCATCATACTCTTGTGCCATGGCTGGCATTGAGATGATTGAAGAAAATATCAAAAACATAAACAGAGCCAGTTTGGCTCTCATGCAAGTAAGCATAGATGTAAATTCCTTTTCAATTTAGATTGTTTTAAGATTTAGGTTGAATTTAGCCAGTGGTCCAGCTAACGATGCCCGTCTGCTTCACCTCCACCAGCCGTTTGTGAATCTTGTATTGCCGGGCTTTCCCGGTGTTTCCATATCATACACAAACAATTCAGAAAACTGTATCACAAGAAACCACGCTTGTTGCAGCAGTCTGCGATACAACGCCAAAATCCCTCAATACCCTATGTAAGACGCAACTCATATTAACGGATTTGACTTACACTCCATGCTTGAGCAAGAACCGTGCCAATCGGTGAAATCGTGATATCCATCCCTGTCATAACTTTGTTTGTCAAGGCGGTACGCAGATCCATACCGTACGCGATGTGATCGGGTTGCTTAAAGTTGTTTTTTCTTGAATGTTCCAATATGAAGCACGTTTGCGAGCAGTACGGGGTACGAAGCCTTTGATAAAGCGGGTTACAGCGTGTTGTATTTCAAAATGAAACAGTGTTTCATTTTGAAAAAACATTTTTACGGTAGTAGGTTATATTTGTCCAATTTCCGATAAAGTGTGGTTCTACCGATGCCCAACTGCTGTGCGGCATCGGACATATTACCGCCTGTCACTTTGAGAGCGTGGACGATGGCTCTCCGTTCAACTTCGCCAAGCGGCAGAATAACAGTGGTATCCATCGGGTCATTTGTAATGGCTTGTGAACTCTCTTGTGTTAGGGATAAAGGGAGGCTTTGGGGTTGCAGCAGGTCTGTCGTCTCATATAAAACTGCACTTGCAATAATATTTTCCAGTTCGCGCACGTTGCCTGGGAAGTCGTGCTGCCTCAGCATTTGTAAGGCATCAGTAGAAATGGCGCGAATGGATTTCTCGGCGGCTGCGGCATATTTTGTTAGGAAGTGATCAGCCAAGATAGGGATATCTTCGCGCCGTTTTCTGAGTGGCGGAACCGTGATGTGGAATGCCGAGATTCGATAGTACAAATCCTTACGAAAATATCCATTTCTGATAGCATCTTCTAAATCCTGATTCGTAGCAGCCAGGATCCGGAGGTCAATGGAGATGGTGCTTGTGCCACCGAGCCTTTGACATTCTCGTTCTTGTAGGACACGCAGCAACTTCGCTTGCAAAGTGAGTGGCATATCCCAAATTTCATCGAGAAAAAGTGTACCGGTGTTCGCTTGTTCAAACTTTCCGATGCGTTGATGGGTTGCTCCGGTGAAAGCCCCACGTTCATGGCCAAATAATTCACTTTCAATCAAGTCGGTTGGTATTGCAGCACAATTGATGGCAACGAAAGGGCCTACTTTTCGCGAGCTGTTATCATGTATTGATTTTGCGATCAATTCTTTACCAGTCCCGGTTTCACCTTGAATTAGGACAGTAATATCCCCTGCTGCCGCTGTTTGAATCTGTGTGAACACCTGTTGCATTTTTTTATTTTTGCCGATGATTTCGCCAAAGGAATAGTCTGTTTCAAGTTTGGTCTGTAATGCCATGATACCCCCTTTCATAAAAATTAACAAGTGAATAGCACCGAGATGTTCAGCGATGTCGTCAATAACAATCCTTTCTGGTTTTTGCAGAAGTATTTTTAATGTTTGAGGTCAGGCATCAGAGCCACTTGGTCGGAGCCGAGGGCTTCACAACGAAACTCAATGCTGCCGTGAATGATGCATTTCTCCCGTTACGTTTTATCTTGAGTCCGGGGCCTCGTCATGACGTGACAGAAGCCCCGGCACTGATTACTGGGTATAAGTGTGAATATGTTATTGCGGATGCGGGTTATAACTCCGATTTCCCAATCAAAGCATGTACAATCGTATCAATATTATGTCGGATCATCCCGATGTAGGTACCTTCAGGTGTTCCCTCGTTTCCCATAGCGTCTGTGAAGAGTACACCACCAATCTTCACATCAAATCCTTTTGCCTTCACAGCGGCTTGCACCGCTTCAAGACTCCGTGAAGAGATGGATGATTCTACAAAAATAGCAGAGATACGCCGCTCTGCAATAAACGTCGCCAATTCCCGTACATCAGCGATACCGGCTTCTGTCGCGGTGCTAATACCTTGTAATCCACGTACCTCAAACCCGTACGCCTTTCCGAAGTAGTTAAAACAGTCGTGCGCAGTCACAAGCACGCGTTGCTGAGATGGTACGCGTTCCACTTGCGACTTTACATACTCGTCAAGTTCCATGAGTTTCGTGAGATAGCGTTCGGCATTGCTTTGGTACAGGACAGTATTATCAGCATCGAATTCACTCAGGGCATCGCGAACCTTTCTGGCCGCTTGCATCCAAAGCTTCACGTCAAACCATAAGTGCGGATCGTAGAGTCCCTCGTATTCTGAGGGTGTTAGCAGTAGACTCCGATCTACGGCATCTGTTACGGCGACCGTCAGCGTGTCCCCCGACATCTTCGCAAGGATGTCCACCATTTTTGCTTCAAGGTGCAGCCCGTTATAGAAGATGATGTGTGCTAAACCGAGCCTTTGAACATCTTTAGGCGTCAGGTTGTAAAAGTGTGGGTCTACGCCAGGTTCCACTATCCCAGTCACCGCAACGCGCGTACCGCCAACATTTTTAACAATATCAGTAATCATACCGATCGTGGTAACAACGCGAAGTTTATCGCCTGTGGCAACATCCAGCTGTCCCTTCGGATCACAGCCAGCCCATACCAGTATGCCTATTAAACACACTGCAATGTATATTCTCTGCATAATTTTAGGCATTTTCTGCCTCACATGTTAAACAGGTCTTACAGAGGTACCGATTCACGAGATGCGCCGATGCGAGTAAAACGCCGCCGATACTGTAAAAGACCACTTCAAAAGTGCCTTCAACGGCTGTCTGAGCGGTAGCGATGAATGCTAACGCCGCTATCAGTACCAAAAACGCTCGCCAGTTTCGGTGGCGTCGAACCCCCCACGCTAAACTCCCAACTGCCAATCCAATTGCCGCAAGGATAAGGACCAATTCAACACGCTCATTCGCAAGGAAACTCAACCCAATTAAAGGCAAAACTGTCCCTAAAAGCGGCATTGCCAAGCAATGAATCGCGCATGCGACAGGGAGACACGCCGCGCATGCGACAGAGAGACACGCGCCCGTCGTATCTGCTAATTCGCGGTTAAAATATCTTTTCAATTTCATCTCCTTAGAAAATCGAGGACGTAGCAGTATGATAGAAATCATCGCCCACGTCCTACAATTTTAAAAATTAAGCTTATACAAGAGTTTCACATTCCGTCCCGGTTCCGGCATTGCTGCTTTGATGCGGGACAGATGTTCACGATACGTTGTATCAAAGAGGTTTTCAACCTCGAAAACGACCATGTTCTCAAGCTGCCACCACGAAAAATTGAGATAGCTGCCGATATCATAGACGAGATAGCCGTCTGTGGGTTCCTCAAATTCACCGAGTCGGGTCTGGCTGCCTGAAAAACGGGATGCGACATACAAATGCAACGGGGCAGGCGTGTAGCTGATGGCAAATTTACCGTTGAGGGGTGGGACACGCTCTAATGGTCGCCCATTGGTTTGAATCGTTCCGTTGACGTAACTCATATTGAGCTGAAGATGAATCTGTGAGAGGATCTCACCACCTATCTGGATTTCAGCCCCATCCATTACAACATCGTGTCCCATGTATTGATAAATCCACAACCATCCTGCTGCGCCGCTGCCCCACTCTTTTTCACCGCTGTTCGTCGGAACGAGATAGTTCTGTATCTGATTCCTGAAAAGCGCAAAGTTGAGTCTGAATCTGTCGTTTACGTATTTGGCGAAGAGTTCCGTGCCGTATCCGTTTTCGGATCCCAGTTCCGCATTGCCAATTTCATAAGAAAAGACAGCGAGATGCGGACCATCGCTGAAAAGTTCCTCGATCCCCGGTGCGCGGAACGTTTTCATCAGGGTAGCCCCGGTACTCAGTCTATCTGTCCAATGGTAAATTCCAGAGGCAGCCCCGGAGAAACCGTTGAAATCGCGGCGTTGGACAGCTCCGGCTCGGACAACTGCCCCAGGTCTAAACGGTTCCGAACGCCTCAGGTCGTAGCGGATAGCCCCCTGTAAGGTGAATTTGTCAAAGTTACGCTGGTTTAGATAAAATCCCGCCAACGCGAACTCACGGGTGTGCGGGGTCCAGTAAAATCCGTCTGTGGCATGGTCTCGGTATTCCCACCAAACACCTGCAATCGCGTTGTCGAACAGATGCGCCATCGCTGAGACGTTGTAGGTTAACAAACCGAATTCGACACCAAGTCTCCCGTTGGACTCCCATTCTTGATGCTGATAACGCGTATAGGCTGTCTGGAGTCTTACCTTTTCAAGTATTGCTGTATTGAATCGGTACTCCATTTGTCCTTCATAACGTTGCTTGTCGAGCTCGATGTTGACCCCGCTAATATGTCCCTCTGGTGAGCCAGGAACGCCGTAATCTGAGCGATAACTGCTGCCAGAGGCACCGATGAACCCCCACGGCTTAATCAACGAAGCACCGCCTGAAAAATTAACATTTGAAAGGGCGGTATTTTCGAGTACACCTACCGGGGTTTGTATATCAGATGCAAGGCGCCGATTCCATTCTACATTGCCCGCAAAATCACCAATTGGGAACGTAAAACCTGTTGTTCCAGTCAAACCTGAGTTTACAGATTCACCTTGGAACGTTAGGTGCATGTTAAGGCGTTTTGGCAAGACTTGAGGGATATTGTTGCTTTTGACGTTAATAACACCACCCAACGTGCTTGATCCGTAGATAAGCGATGCGGGGCCCCGCGTAATTTCAACGCCCTCGGCAGTCGTCGGATCAATGGATACGGCATGGTCGGCACTGGATGCCGATTTATCGCCGGTGCGTTCACCGTTTTCAAGGATGAGCAACCTGTCACCGCCCAATCCCCGAATAACAGGACGGGCGATCGCCCGTCCCATCATCCGTTGTGAAACGCCCAGCTCATCCGCCAACGTGTTCGCCAAGGTCATCCCTAACCGTCTTTGGAGTTCCGCTTCGCCCAATGCTAAGTCGGTTGTTTCTTCAAACTGTGAAAGAGAGCGATTTGAACCGTATACCCTAATTGTTTCCAATTGAAAGGGCAGTGCCTCCAACGCAACCTGCAGATACGGGGTGGAGGCATTGACATCAACCCTCTGTTCAAACTGCCGATAGCCGACTTTCATGAACAGAAACGTCTGCTCTCCCTCCGGTACGCCGTCAAACTTAAATTTGCCGTTCGCGTCGGTCTGTACGCTTTTCTCAAGCCCGACAATACGAACGGTAACCCCAGTGAGTCGGGCGCGGCTCCGTGTTTCGACAACTTCTCCCTTTAGAGATGGCGTTGTGTCCGAGGCACTTTGGACATCTCTGAGATAG encodes the following:
- a CDS encoding TonB-dependent receptor, with product MLRKRPYLFVLVSGIIVCLFCYLRDVQSASDTTPSLKGEVVETRSRARLTGVTVRIVGLEKSVQTDANGKFKFDGVPEGEQTFLFMKVGYRQFEQRVDVNASTPYLQVALEALPFQLETIRVYGSNRSLSQFEETTDLALGEAELQRRLGMTLANTLADELGVSQRMMGRAIARPVIRGLGGDRLLILENGERTGDKSASSADHAVSIDPTTAEGVEITRGPASLIYGSSTLGGVINVKSNNIPQVLPKRLNMHLTFQGESVNSGLTGTTGFTFPIGDFAGNVEWNRRLASDIQTPVGVLENTALSNVNFSGGASLIKPWGFIGASGSSYRSDYGVPGSPEGHISGVNIELDKQRYEGQMEYRFNTAILEKVRLQTAYTRYQHQEWESNGRLGVEFGLLTYNVSAMAHLFDNAIAGVWWEYRDHATDGFYWTPHTREFALAGFYLNQRNFDKFTLQGAIRYDLRRSEPFRPGAVVRAGAVQRRDFNGFSGAASGIYHWTDRLSTGATLMKTFRAPGIEELFSDGPHLAVFSYEIGNAELGSENGYGTELFAKYVNDRFRLNFALFRNQIQNYLVPTNSGEKEWGSGAAGWLWIYQYMGHDVVMDGAEIQIGGEILSQIHLQLNMSYVNGTIQTNGRPLERVPPLNGKFAISYTPAPLHLYVASRFSGSQTRLGEFEEPTDGYLVYDIGSYLNFSWWQLENMVVFEVENLFDTTYREHLSRIKAAMPEPGRNVKLLYKLNF